One genomic region from Cardiocondyla obscurior isolate alpha-2009 linkage group LG01, Cobs3.1, whole genome shotgun sequence encodes:
- the Eph gene encoding eph receptor tyrosine kinase isoform X5: MAPFNMASVAGLLATCAAVAASAAHLLPLLLLLICPRGTQAEQVVLLDTTTEEKLDWTRYPFGPQANTPGWVEESFTNFDKGINWRSYVVCDVAYTNVNNWLWTPFIERGPANRMYIEINFTTRDCSLFPGNALSCKETFSLLYYEFDAATKEPPPWEPDSYKLIGRIAAGEGRFNTNTEVVINTEVKSIPVTKKGVYFAFRDQGACISILAIKVYYISCPEISVNFAHFPATPTGREVALIEQTRGICVANAVKIAQPTFLCKGDGKWYLPTGGCHCKPGYQADVDKQECKECPIGKFKHEAGSQACELCPEHSKASDYGFTECRCDPGYYRAEKDSKRMPCTQPPSAPQNLTVNFVDQSTVILSWNAPHMQGGRSDTTYRVECDSCSLGVKYIPNTEIFNDTKITITGLNAVTTYRFQVFAENGVSRLVGKSEYVDITVTTEASVPSLVSNVRITSVKNSELSISWDAPDIGTGVDNDLVERYEVKCYPRYDDATNATVIQTSELSATFKGLKPSTDYAIQVRAKTTRGWGEYTPVIFKKTHHAIGPDYVGEDDNMQVRIIAGAIVAVVVLLVIIIIMTVLILRSRASDECNKKQPSDCDTLEYRNGEGLVVTYMHCKMDSSPIVTTHTNNKSKSSLTTPLFTPAVGVAAAGAGGAGGAGARSYVDPHTYEDPNQAVREFAREIDAGYITIEAIIGGGEFGDVCRGKLKLPPDGRTEIDVAIKTLKPGSADKARNDFLTEASIMGQFEHPNVIFLQGVVTKSNPVMIITEFMENGSLDTFLRANDGKFQVLQLVGMLRGIASGMQYLAEMNYVHRDLAARNVLVNAALVCKIADFGLSREIESATEGAYTTRGGKIPVRWTAPEAIAFRKFTSASDVWSMGIVCWEVMSYGERPYWNWSNQDVIKSIEKGYRLPAPMDCPEAIYQLMLDCWQKERTHRPTFANLTQTLDKLIRSPDTLRKIAQNRGTNPLAPDAVDLTQLNSVSEWLASIKMSRYAESFERAGVTTLEAAARVTVQELTALGITLVGHQKKIMNSVTALRAQMSATSQGFLV; the protein is encoded by the exons TGGGTAGAAGAATCTTTTACGAACTTCGACAAAGGCATCAATTGGCGGAGTTATGTTGTATGCGACGTAGCGTACACCAACGTAAACAATTGGCTGTGGACACCGTTCATAGAAAGGGGTCCGGCGAATCGCATGTATATAGAAATCAATTTCACCACCCGCGACTGCTCGCTGTTCCCCGGGAACGCTCTCAGCTGTAAGGAAACCTTCAGTCTACTCTACTATGAGTTTGACGCAGCCACGAAGGAGCCACCCCCGTGGGAGCCGGACAGTTACAAACTTATCG GTCGGATAGCCGCGGGCGAGGGCAGGTTCAACACGAACACCGAGGTGGTGATTAACACCGAAGTAAAGTCGATCCCGGTGACGAAGAAGGGCGTCTACTTCGCTTTTCGTGACCAGGGTGCCTGCATATCGATTCTGGCCATCAAGGTATACTACATCAGCTGCCCTGAGATCTCGGTGAACTTCGCCCATTTTCCGGCCACCCCAACCGGTCGCGAAGTTGCACTTATCGAGCAAACTCGCGGTATTTGCGTCGCGAATGCCGTCAAAATCGCCCAGCCGACTTTCCTCTGCAAAGGGGACGGTAAATGGTACCTCCCGACTGGCGGGTGCCACTGCAAGCCTGGCTACCAAGCTGACGTGGACAAACAGGAGTGCAAGGAGTGTCCGATAGGCAAGTTTAAACATGAAGCGGGCTCTCAAGCCTGCGAGCTATGCCCGGAGCACAGCAAAGCCTCCGATTACGGGTTCACAGAGTGTCGCTGCGATCCGGGCTATTATCGAGCGGAAAAGGACTCTAAAAGAATGCCTTGCACGC AACCACCTTCGGCGCCGCAGAACTTGACGGTCAACTTTGTTGATCAGTCTACAGTGATCCTTTCCTGGAACGCGCCGCATATGCAGGGTGGCAGGTCCGACACGACTTACAGAGTAGAGTGCGATTCCTGCAGCTTGGGCGTCAAATACATTCCCAATACC GAGATCTTCAACGACACTAAGATTACAATAACCGGACTAAACGCGGTGACAACGTATCGCTTCCAAGTGTTCGCTGAGAATGGCGTGTCGCGATTGGTCGGTAAATCGGAATACGTGGACATCACCGTTACTACGGAGGCGAGCGTGCCGAGTTTAGTGAGCAATGTCAGGATCACGAGTGTCAAAAACTCGGAGCTTAGCATCAGCTGGGACGCGCCGGACATAGGAACGGGCGTAGACAACGATCTTGTCGAACGATACGAGG TGAAGTGTTACCCGCGCTACGACGACGCCACTAATGCAACCGTCATTCAAACGTCCGAGCTGTCCGCCACGTTCAAAGGTCTCAAGCCTTCCACGGATTACGCGATACAGGTTCGCGCTAAGACCACCCGTGGCTGGGGCGAGTACACGCCggtgatatttaaaaagacaCACCACGCCATAGGTCCAG ATTACGTCGGAGAGGACGACAACATGCAAGTTAGGATAATCGCAGGGGCGATTGTGGCTGTGGTCGTGCTTCTAGTGATTATTATCATCATGACCGTTCTGATTCTTAGAAG CAGGGCCTCGGACGAATGTAACAAGAAGCAACCAAGTGACTGCGACACCTTGGAGTATAGAAACGGCGAAG GACTAGTTGTGACCTACA TGCACTGCAAAATGGACAGTTCACCGATTGTGACAACCCATACCAACAACAAGAGCAAGTCCTCGC TGACCACGCCGCTGTTCACACCTGCAGTGGGGGTCGCCGCGGCGGGCGCAGGCGGCGCAGGCGGTGCAGGTGCGAGGAGTTACGTTGATCCTCACACTTATGAGGATCCAAATCAGGCAGTGCGCGAGTTCGCCAGAGAAATCGATGCCGGATATATTACGATAGAAGCCATTATAG GTGGCGGAGAATTCGGCGACGTCTGCCGAGGGAAGCTGAAATTGCCTCCCGACGGACGAACGGAAATAGATGTGGCCATAAAAACTCTGAAGCCGGGCTCCGCAGACAAGGCTCGTAACGACTTCCTGACAGAGGCGTCGATAATGGGCCAGTTCGAGCATCCCAACGTGATATTCCTCCAAGGCGTAGTGACGAAAAGCAATCCGGTGATGATCATCACGGAGTTTATGGAGAACGGTAGCCTGGACACTTTCTTGCGCGCAAACGACGGCAAATTTCAAGTGCTCCAGCTGGTAGGCATGCTGCGCGGCATCGCGAGCGGGATGCAGTATCTCGCGGAAATGAATTACGTCCATCGCGACCTCGCCGCGAGGAACGTATTAGTCAATGCCGCCCTCGTTTGCAAAATTGCCGATTTCGGGCTCAGTAGAGAAATCGAAAGTGCTACTGAGGGAGCTTATACGACCAGG GGTGGTAAAATTCCGGTGCGATGGACAGCACCGGAAGCGATAGCGTTCCGTAAATTTACGAGCGCTTCCGATGTTTGGAGCATGGGTATCGTGTGTTGGGAAGTGATGTCGTACGGTGAGAGGCCGTACTGGAACTGGTCGAATCAAGATGTGATAAAATCGATCGAGAAGGGCTACAGGCTTCCAGCGCCGATGGACTGTCCGGAAGCGATCTATCAATTGATGCTAGATTGCTGGCAGAAAGAACGCACCCATCGGCCAACCTTTGCCAATCTCACACAAACCTTGGACAAGCTCATACGAAGTCCAGATACGCTGAGAAAAATCGCTCAGAACAG GGGCACAAATCCACTGGCGCCGGACGCGGTAGACCTAACGCAATTGAATTCTGTCAGCGAGTGGCTGGCATCCATCAAGATGTCACGGTACGCGGAGAGTTTCGAGCGGGCGGGCGTGACGACACTGGAGGCTGCGGCGCGCGTTACCGTCCAGGAACTTACGGCCCTCGGGATTACACTCGTGGGACACCAGAAGAAGATCATGAACAGCGTGACGGCGCTACGGGCACAGATGTCCGCCACCTCGCAGGGTTTCCTCGTGTAA
- the Eph gene encoding eph receptor tyrosine kinase isoform X7, which translates to MAPFNMASVAGLLATCAAVAASAAHLLPLLLLLICPRGTQAEQVVLLDTTTEEKLDWTRYPFGPQANTPGWVEESFTNFDKGINWRSYVVCDVAYTNVNNWLWTPFIERGPANRMYIEINFTTRDCSLFPGNALSCKETFSLLYYEFDAATKEPPPWEPDSYKLIGRIAAGEGRFNTNTEVVINTEVKSIPVTKKGVYFAFRDQGACISILAIKVYYISCPEISVNFAHFPATPTGREVALIEQTRGICVANAVKIAQPTFLCKGDGKWYLPTGGCHCKPGYQADVDKQECKECPIGKFKHEAGSQACELCPEHSKASDYGFTECRCDPGYYRAEKDSKRMPCTQPPSAPQNLTVNFVDQSTVILSWNAPHMQGGRSDTTYRVECDSCSLGVKYIPNTEIFNDTKITITGLNAVTTYRFQVFAENGVSRLVGKSEYVDITVTTEASVPSLVSNVRITSVKNSELSISWDAPDIGTGVDNDLVERYEVKCYPRYDDATNATVIQTSELSATFKGLKPSTDYAIQVRAKTTRGWGEYTPVIFKKTHHAIGPDYVGEDDNMQVRIIAGAIVAVVVLLVIIIIMTVLILRSRASDECNKKQPSDCDTLEYRNGEVTTPLFTPAVGVAAAGAGGAGGAGARSYVDPHTYEDPNQAVREFAREIDAGYITIEAIIGGGEFGDVCRGKLKLPPDGRTEIDVAIKTLKPGSADKARNDFLTEASIMGQFEHPNVIFLQGVVTKSNPVMIITEFMENGSLDTFLRANDGKFQVLQLVGMLRGIASGMQYLAEMNYVHRDLAARNVLVNAALVCKIADFGLSREIESATEGAYTTRGGKIPVRWTAPEAIAFRKFTSASDVWSMGIVCWEVMSYGERPYWNWSNQDVIKSIEKGYRLPAPMDCPEAIYQLMLDCWQKERTHRPTFANLTQTLDKLIRSPDTLRKIAQNSVRPPAHNPYYVTSHTAAAQAAAAAAAMPPGPAASTASPFVDIVGHQAHQHAQSAIAVPVMPPGSGRSLHYHTHAATHALPHQQPPLTYPNWVPFSHFG; encoded by the exons TGGGTAGAAGAATCTTTTACGAACTTCGACAAAGGCATCAATTGGCGGAGTTATGTTGTATGCGACGTAGCGTACACCAACGTAAACAATTGGCTGTGGACACCGTTCATAGAAAGGGGTCCGGCGAATCGCATGTATATAGAAATCAATTTCACCACCCGCGACTGCTCGCTGTTCCCCGGGAACGCTCTCAGCTGTAAGGAAACCTTCAGTCTACTCTACTATGAGTTTGACGCAGCCACGAAGGAGCCACCCCCGTGGGAGCCGGACAGTTACAAACTTATCG GTCGGATAGCCGCGGGCGAGGGCAGGTTCAACACGAACACCGAGGTGGTGATTAACACCGAAGTAAAGTCGATCCCGGTGACGAAGAAGGGCGTCTACTTCGCTTTTCGTGACCAGGGTGCCTGCATATCGATTCTGGCCATCAAGGTATACTACATCAGCTGCCCTGAGATCTCGGTGAACTTCGCCCATTTTCCGGCCACCCCAACCGGTCGCGAAGTTGCACTTATCGAGCAAACTCGCGGTATTTGCGTCGCGAATGCCGTCAAAATCGCCCAGCCGACTTTCCTCTGCAAAGGGGACGGTAAATGGTACCTCCCGACTGGCGGGTGCCACTGCAAGCCTGGCTACCAAGCTGACGTGGACAAACAGGAGTGCAAGGAGTGTCCGATAGGCAAGTTTAAACATGAAGCGGGCTCTCAAGCCTGCGAGCTATGCCCGGAGCACAGCAAAGCCTCCGATTACGGGTTCACAGAGTGTCGCTGCGATCCGGGCTATTATCGAGCGGAAAAGGACTCTAAAAGAATGCCTTGCACGC AACCACCTTCGGCGCCGCAGAACTTGACGGTCAACTTTGTTGATCAGTCTACAGTGATCCTTTCCTGGAACGCGCCGCATATGCAGGGTGGCAGGTCCGACACGACTTACAGAGTAGAGTGCGATTCCTGCAGCTTGGGCGTCAAATACATTCCCAATACC GAGATCTTCAACGACACTAAGATTACAATAACCGGACTAAACGCGGTGACAACGTATCGCTTCCAAGTGTTCGCTGAGAATGGCGTGTCGCGATTGGTCGGTAAATCGGAATACGTGGACATCACCGTTACTACGGAGGCGAGCGTGCCGAGTTTAGTGAGCAATGTCAGGATCACGAGTGTCAAAAACTCGGAGCTTAGCATCAGCTGGGACGCGCCGGACATAGGAACGGGCGTAGACAACGATCTTGTCGAACGATACGAGG TGAAGTGTTACCCGCGCTACGACGACGCCACTAATGCAACCGTCATTCAAACGTCCGAGCTGTCCGCCACGTTCAAAGGTCTCAAGCCTTCCACGGATTACGCGATACAGGTTCGCGCTAAGACCACCCGTGGCTGGGGCGAGTACACGCCggtgatatttaaaaagacaCACCACGCCATAGGTCCAG ATTACGTCGGAGAGGACGACAACATGCAAGTTAGGATAATCGCAGGGGCGATTGTGGCTGTGGTCGTGCTTCTAGTGATTATTATCATCATGACCGTTCTGATTCTTAGAAG CAGGGCCTCGGACGAATGTAACAAGAAGCAACCAAGTGACTGCGACACCTTGGAGTATAGAAACGGCGAAG TGACCACGCCGCTGTTCACACCTGCAGTGGGGGTCGCCGCGGCGGGCGCAGGCGGCGCAGGCGGTGCAGGTGCGAGGAGTTACGTTGATCCTCACACTTATGAGGATCCAAATCAGGCAGTGCGCGAGTTCGCCAGAGAAATCGATGCCGGATATATTACGATAGAAGCCATTATAG GTGGCGGAGAATTCGGCGACGTCTGCCGAGGGAAGCTGAAATTGCCTCCCGACGGACGAACGGAAATAGATGTGGCCATAAAAACTCTGAAGCCGGGCTCCGCAGACAAGGCTCGTAACGACTTCCTGACAGAGGCGTCGATAATGGGCCAGTTCGAGCATCCCAACGTGATATTCCTCCAAGGCGTAGTGACGAAAAGCAATCCGGTGATGATCATCACGGAGTTTATGGAGAACGGTAGCCTGGACACTTTCTTGCGCGCAAACGACGGCAAATTTCAAGTGCTCCAGCTGGTAGGCATGCTGCGCGGCATCGCGAGCGGGATGCAGTATCTCGCGGAAATGAATTACGTCCATCGCGACCTCGCCGCGAGGAACGTATTAGTCAATGCCGCCCTCGTTTGCAAAATTGCCGATTTCGGGCTCAGTAGAGAAATCGAAAGTGCTACTGAGGGAGCTTATACGACCAGG GGTGGTAAAATTCCGGTGCGATGGACAGCACCGGAAGCGATAGCGTTCCGTAAATTTACGAGCGCTTCCGATGTTTGGAGCATGGGTATCGTGTGTTGGGAAGTGATGTCGTACGGTGAGAGGCCGTACTGGAACTGGTCGAATCAAGATGTGATAAAATCGATCGAGAAGGGCTACAGGCTTCCAGCGCCGATGGACTGTCCGGAAGCGATCTATCAATTGATGCTAGATTGCTGGCAGAAAGAACGCACCCATCGGCCAACCTTTGCCAATCTCACACAAACCTTGGACAAGCTCATACGAAGTCCAGATACGCTGAGAAAAATCGCTCAGAACAG CGTGAGGCCGCCTGCACACAATCCGTACTATGTCACAAGCCATACGGCTGCCGCCCAggctgcggcggcggcggctgcgATGCCACCAGGCCCAGCCGCGAGCACGGCGAGCCCGTTCGTAGACATAGTCGGCCATCAGGCCCATCAACATGCCCAGTCAGCGATTGCCGTTCCAGTAATGCCACCAGGATCCGGCCGTAGCTTACACTATCACACACACGCAGCGACACACGCACTGCCACACCAACAGCCACCGCTCACCTATCCTAACTGGGTCCCATTCTCCCACTTTGGCTGA
- the Eph gene encoding eph receptor tyrosine kinase isoform X8, which produces MAPFNMASVAGLLATCAAVAASAAHLLPLLLLLICPRGTQAEQVVLLDTTTEEKLDWTRYPFGPQANTPGWVEESFTNFDKGINWRSYVVCDVAYTNVNNWLWTPFIERGPANRMYIEINFTTRDCSLFPGNALSCKETFSLLYYEFDAATKEPPPWEPDSYKLIGRIAAGEGRFNTNTEVVINTEVKSIPVTKKGVYFAFRDQGACISILAIKVYYISCPEISVNFAHFPATPTGREVALIEQTRGICVANAVKIAQPTFLCKGDGKWYLPTGGCHCKPGYQADVDKQECKECPIGKFKHEAGSQACELCPEHSKASDYGFTECRCDPGYYRAEKDSKRMPCTQPPSAPQNLTVNFVDQSTVILSWNAPHMQGGRSDTTYRVECDSCSLGVKYIPNTEIFNDTKITITGLNAVTTYRFQVFAENGVSRLVGKSEYVDITVTTEASVPSLVSNVRITSVKNSELSISWDAPDIGTGVDNDLVERYEVKCYPRYDDATNATVIQTSELSATFKGLKPSTDYAIQVRAKTTRGWGEYTPVIFKKTHHAIGPDYVGEDDNMQVRIIAGAIVAVVVLLVIIIIMTVLILRRASDECNKKQPSDCDTLEYRNGEVTTPLFTPAVGVAAAGAGGAGGAGARSYVDPHTYEDPNQAVREFAREIDAGYITIEAIIGGGEFGDVCRGKLKLPPDGRTEIDVAIKTLKPGSADKARNDFLTEASIMGQFEHPNVIFLQGVVTKSNPVMIITEFMENGSLDTFLRANDGKFQVLQLVGMLRGIASGMQYLAEMNYVHRDLAARNVLVNAALVCKIADFGLSREIESATEGAYTTRGGKIPVRWTAPEAIAFRKFTSASDVWSMGIVCWEVMSYGERPYWNWSNQDVIKSIEKGYRLPAPMDCPEAIYQLMLDCWQKERTHRPTFANLTQTLDKLIRSPDTLRKIAQNSVRPPAHNPYYVTSHTAAAQAAAAAAAMPPGPAASTASPFVDIVGHQAHQHAQSAIAVPVMPPGSGRSLHYHTHAATHALPHQQPPLTYPNWVPFSHFG; this is translated from the exons TGGGTAGAAGAATCTTTTACGAACTTCGACAAAGGCATCAATTGGCGGAGTTATGTTGTATGCGACGTAGCGTACACCAACGTAAACAATTGGCTGTGGACACCGTTCATAGAAAGGGGTCCGGCGAATCGCATGTATATAGAAATCAATTTCACCACCCGCGACTGCTCGCTGTTCCCCGGGAACGCTCTCAGCTGTAAGGAAACCTTCAGTCTACTCTACTATGAGTTTGACGCAGCCACGAAGGAGCCACCCCCGTGGGAGCCGGACAGTTACAAACTTATCG GTCGGATAGCCGCGGGCGAGGGCAGGTTCAACACGAACACCGAGGTGGTGATTAACACCGAAGTAAAGTCGATCCCGGTGACGAAGAAGGGCGTCTACTTCGCTTTTCGTGACCAGGGTGCCTGCATATCGATTCTGGCCATCAAGGTATACTACATCAGCTGCCCTGAGATCTCGGTGAACTTCGCCCATTTTCCGGCCACCCCAACCGGTCGCGAAGTTGCACTTATCGAGCAAACTCGCGGTATTTGCGTCGCGAATGCCGTCAAAATCGCCCAGCCGACTTTCCTCTGCAAAGGGGACGGTAAATGGTACCTCCCGACTGGCGGGTGCCACTGCAAGCCTGGCTACCAAGCTGACGTGGACAAACAGGAGTGCAAGGAGTGTCCGATAGGCAAGTTTAAACATGAAGCGGGCTCTCAAGCCTGCGAGCTATGCCCGGAGCACAGCAAAGCCTCCGATTACGGGTTCACAGAGTGTCGCTGCGATCCGGGCTATTATCGAGCGGAAAAGGACTCTAAAAGAATGCCTTGCACGC AACCACCTTCGGCGCCGCAGAACTTGACGGTCAACTTTGTTGATCAGTCTACAGTGATCCTTTCCTGGAACGCGCCGCATATGCAGGGTGGCAGGTCCGACACGACTTACAGAGTAGAGTGCGATTCCTGCAGCTTGGGCGTCAAATACATTCCCAATACC GAGATCTTCAACGACACTAAGATTACAATAACCGGACTAAACGCGGTGACAACGTATCGCTTCCAAGTGTTCGCTGAGAATGGCGTGTCGCGATTGGTCGGTAAATCGGAATACGTGGACATCACCGTTACTACGGAGGCGAGCGTGCCGAGTTTAGTGAGCAATGTCAGGATCACGAGTGTCAAAAACTCGGAGCTTAGCATCAGCTGGGACGCGCCGGACATAGGAACGGGCGTAGACAACGATCTTGTCGAACGATACGAGG TGAAGTGTTACCCGCGCTACGACGACGCCACTAATGCAACCGTCATTCAAACGTCCGAGCTGTCCGCCACGTTCAAAGGTCTCAAGCCTTCCACGGATTACGCGATACAGGTTCGCGCTAAGACCACCCGTGGCTGGGGCGAGTACACGCCggtgatatttaaaaagacaCACCACGCCATAGGTCCAG ATTACGTCGGAGAGGACGACAACATGCAAGTTAGGATAATCGCAGGGGCGATTGTGGCTGTGGTCGTGCTTCTAGTGATTATTATCATCATGACCGTTCTGATTCTTAGAAG GGCCTCGGACGAATGTAACAAGAAGCAACCAAGTGACTGCGACACCTTGGAGTATAGAAACGGCGAAG TGACCACGCCGCTGTTCACACCTGCAGTGGGGGTCGCCGCGGCGGGCGCAGGCGGCGCAGGCGGTGCAGGTGCGAGGAGTTACGTTGATCCTCACACTTATGAGGATCCAAATCAGGCAGTGCGCGAGTTCGCCAGAGAAATCGATGCCGGATATATTACGATAGAAGCCATTATAG GTGGCGGAGAATTCGGCGACGTCTGCCGAGGGAAGCTGAAATTGCCTCCCGACGGACGAACGGAAATAGATGTGGCCATAAAAACTCTGAAGCCGGGCTCCGCAGACAAGGCTCGTAACGACTTCCTGACAGAGGCGTCGATAATGGGCCAGTTCGAGCATCCCAACGTGATATTCCTCCAAGGCGTAGTGACGAAAAGCAATCCGGTGATGATCATCACGGAGTTTATGGAGAACGGTAGCCTGGACACTTTCTTGCGCGCAAACGACGGCAAATTTCAAGTGCTCCAGCTGGTAGGCATGCTGCGCGGCATCGCGAGCGGGATGCAGTATCTCGCGGAAATGAATTACGTCCATCGCGACCTCGCCGCGAGGAACGTATTAGTCAATGCCGCCCTCGTTTGCAAAATTGCCGATTTCGGGCTCAGTAGAGAAATCGAAAGTGCTACTGAGGGAGCTTATACGACCAGG GGTGGTAAAATTCCGGTGCGATGGACAGCACCGGAAGCGATAGCGTTCCGTAAATTTACGAGCGCTTCCGATGTTTGGAGCATGGGTATCGTGTGTTGGGAAGTGATGTCGTACGGTGAGAGGCCGTACTGGAACTGGTCGAATCAAGATGTGATAAAATCGATCGAGAAGGGCTACAGGCTTCCAGCGCCGATGGACTGTCCGGAAGCGATCTATCAATTGATGCTAGATTGCTGGCAGAAAGAACGCACCCATCGGCCAACCTTTGCCAATCTCACACAAACCTTGGACAAGCTCATACGAAGTCCAGATACGCTGAGAAAAATCGCTCAGAACAG CGTGAGGCCGCCTGCACACAATCCGTACTATGTCACAAGCCATACGGCTGCCGCCCAggctgcggcggcggcggctgcgATGCCACCAGGCCCAGCCGCGAGCACGGCGAGCCCGTTCGTAGACATAGTCGGCCATCAGGCCCATCAACATGCCCAGTCAGCGATTGCCGTTCCAGTAATGCCACCAGGATCCGGCCGTAGCTTACACTATCACACACACGCAGCGACACACGCACTGCCACACCAACAGCCACCGCTCACCTATCCTAACTGGGTCCCATTCTCCCACTTTGGCTGA